The Phaeodactylum tricornutum CCAP 1055/1 PHATR_bd_37x35 genomic scaffold, whole genome shotgun sequence genomic sequence ctttGAAAGAGCCTTGGAGGCTGTCGACTTCTTCTTGCCTGGCACTGATTTTGTCGTGATTATTTTGGCGgtcgctgtcgctgtcgcTTTTGACTGATTCCTTCTCACCAATCTATTTTCCGGTCCGTCGCTGTCGCCAAAATCAAAGTCTAGCTCGTCCATTTTTTCAGATACACGGCTTCGGTGCTTGGAAAGCCCCAGTTCGACGTTGCTGGCTTTGGTCGTGCCAGCGCGGTTGACCTTCAGCTGGCATTTATTTTGTCGGTGCGTCGACGGACTTTCCTGAAGACTAGCCCTAGTGTCATCGCGCGATTTTCGCTTTTGTCCTTTTTCGCGTGAAGCTCCGGGTATCTCGACATCGGATCGAAGTCCCAAAGGTTTGCAAGcacgacgaggacgacctTTACTGGTGCCGTCTTGATTCATATTTCGCGGCGAACGACGACTCCCCTGGCGATGTATAGAATCTAGAGTTCCATTGGTGGACTGAGTCTCAGACGTAGTTTTGAACTCGGTGCTGGAGTCGTAACT encodes the following:
- a CDS encoding predicted protein; translated protein: MNQDGTSKGRPRRACKPLGLRSDVEIPGASREKGQKRKSRDDTRASLQESPSTHRQNKCQLKVNRAGTTKASNVELGLSKHRSRVSEKMDELDFDFGDSDGPENRLVRRNQSKATATATAKIITTKSVPGKKKSTASKALSKTRKAVLRSR